One genomic segment of Sebastes fasciatus isolate fSebFas1 chromosome 17, fSebFas1.pri, whole genome shotgun sequence includes these proteins:
- the LOC141753935 gene encoding inactive phospholipase C-like protein 2 codes for MAEFGEKKTVGSAPVAGWKAASGGAAGMSLETHRGEPVSNGNCSVSDTVKRVQNEPSCESPTWDSDSASKPIPRRSSLIKDGSRASRDRKKTVSFSSSLSEKKISSAADCIHSMVEGIELKKIRTNSRVYQRYYLLDAGLQALCWEPSKKESDKARISLASIREVRTGRNTETFRTSGVYEQISEDCAFSIVYGELYESLDLVANSAEVANIWVTGLRYLMQYGKHALDMLASSQDSLRLGWLEQLFSSAADSDGQEDIDEGIRLSLAVKLIRSVNPGVGGGKVEHRFKELQRVRERMCGLTLDNESGVKDHGENKLPIGRNDRVTRQEFTEVFHDFCTRPEIYFLLVQFSSNKEFLDTKDLMRFLEAEQGMAQVSEETSLKLIQSHEPSEEGRQQGFLSLDGFTSYLTSAECHLFDREHDTVCQDMSQPLSHYYINSSHNTYLIEDQFRGPSDISGYIRALKMGCRCVEVDVWDGPDEEPVVCTGHSLSPPLALGCVLEAIGRFAFVASHYPLIICIENHCSLQQQKVMWQHLMRILGDRLYTDPPYEGQSYLPSPHLLRHRILLKGKKLGPGPDGEDGEVSEEDEGAEMCQRLKAANSGGTAPGGNEKEMVQKSVSFTAQSSPLHLLPKRFQLFKELSDLVTLCRSTQFIDFRTSSKCQNPWELCSFHETLAVRLAGESPGDFVNHNKHFLSRVYPSPMRIDSSNMNPQDLWKCGCQIVSMNFQTAGLMMDLNTAWFRQNGNCGYILRPAIMRQEVSYFSADTRDTVPGVSPQLLHVKVISGQNLPKPRGAGAKGDVVDPYVYVEIHGIPADCTERRTRTVTQNGDNPVFDESFEFQINLPELAMVRFVVLDDDFIGDEFIGQYAIPLECLQPGYRHVPLQSLTGEELPHAKLFVHVALTNRRGGGKPHKRGLSVRKARKGRDYTALRDLGVKAVDEVFKMAAPPLREATDLRENMQNSVAVFRELCGVSAVANLMQCALALGSRVSGPDGAPLLLFDLRDPYPTLEPQGPLPDVLRRVVSTYELMVQASRAVIELSDGIYDRILHIQAMAMEFHEKLQSLAEREGLRGRKVSRALESFSWNITILKGQADLLQHAKAEVQENMKQVHDAALTGNLTKESQGVRRVRSQTRRGQDD; via the exons GATGGGTCACGTGCCAGTCGGGATCGGAAGAAGACGGTGTCCTTCAGCAGCAGCCTGTCAGAGAAGAAGATCAGCAGTGCTGCAGACTGCATCCACTCCATG GTTGAGGGGATTGAGTTGAAGAAAATCCGAACCAACTCACGTGTTTACCAGCGTTACTACCTGCTGGATGCAGGCCTCCAGGCTCTATGCTGGGAGCCGTCCAAGAAGGAGTCAGACAAAGCCCGCATCTCCCTGGCCTCCATACGAGAG GTACGGACAGGTCGTAACACAGAAACCTTCCGCACCAGCGGCGTTTATGAGCAGATTTCAGAGGACTGTGCATTCTCCATCGTATATGGAGAGCTGTATGAAAGCTTGGACCTGGTGGCAAACTCTGCTGAAGTGGCTAACATTTGGGTGACTGGCCTGAG GTATCTGATGCAGTATGGGAAACATGCCCTGGACATGCTCGCCAGCAGTCAGGACAGCCTTCGTCTTGGCTGGCTGGAGCAGCTGTTCTCCTCTGCCGCTGATTCGGACGGACAGGAAGACATCGATGAGGGGATCCGCTTGTCGCTGGCCGTGAAGTTGATACGGAGCGTGAACCCCGGGGTGGGCGGCGGCAAAGTGGAGCACAGGTTTAAAGAGCTTCAAAGAGTTAGGGAGAGGATGTGTGGGCTTACTCTAGATAATGAATCTGGAGTTAAAGATCACGGCGAAAACAAACTACCAATAGGAAGAAATGATCGAGTCACCAGGCAGGAGTTCACCGAGGTCTTCCATGACTTTTGCACACGTCCGGAGATCTACTTTCTGTTGGTGCAGTTCTCCAGCAACAAGGAGTTCCTGGACACCAAGGACCTGATGAGGTTCCTCGAGGCTGAGCAAGGCATGGCTCAA GTGAGTGAGGAGACGAGCCTGAAGCTCATCCAGTCCCACGAGCCATCGGAGGAGGGCCGGCAACAGGGATTTCTGTCACTGGATGGCTTCACCAGCTACCTCACCTCAGCAGAGTGCCACCTCTTCGACAGGGAGCACGACACCGTGTGCCAGGACATGTCCCAGCCTTTGTCTCACTACTACATCAACTCCTCCCACAACACCTACCTCATCGAGGACCAGTTTCGAGGTCCGTCCGACATCTCCGGCTACATCCGCGCTCTCAAGATGGGCTGTCGATGTGTGGAGGTTGACGTCTGGGACGGCCCCGATGAGGAGCCGGTGGTGTGTACCGGGCACAGCCTCTCCCCACCGCTGGCCCTGGGTTGTGTGTTAGAAGCAATTGGAAGGTTTGCGTTTGTGGCCTCGCATTACCCATTAATTATATGCATTGAGAACCACTGTTCACTTCAACAACAGAAAGTGATGTGGCAACATCTCATGAGGATACTCGGGGACAGGTTATACACAGATCCCCCATACGAAGGGCAGTCATACCTACCATCGCCGCATCTCCTGAGGCATCGAATCCTACTAAAGGGTAAAAAGTTGGGTCCAGGTCCTGATGGGGAAGACGGGGAGGTAAGTGAAGAGGACGAAGGGGCAGAGATGTGTCAGAGGCTGAAAGCAGCTAACAGTGGAGGGACAGCGCCTGGAGGAAATGAGAAGGAGATGGTGCAGAAAAGTGTCTCTTTCACAGCTCAGTCTAgtcctcttcatcttcttcctaAGCGTTTCCAACTCTTTAAGGAGCTCTCTGACCTGGTAACTCTTTGCCGCTCAACCCAGTTCATTGACTTCCGAACATCATCCAAATGCCAAAACCCCTGGGAACTGTGCTCCTTTCACGAGACTCTGGCCGTGCGTCTCGCTGGCGAGAGCCCTGGCGACTTTGTCAATCACAACAAGCATTTCCTGTCACGGGTGTACCCCAGCCCCATGCGCATTGACTCGAGCAACATGAACCCTCAGGACCTGTGGAAGTGCGGTTGCCAGATTGTGTCTATGAACTTTCAGACAGCAGGACTGATGATGGACCTGAACACAGCCTGGTTCCGGCAGAATGGGAACTGTGGTTACATTCTGCGGCCAGCCATCATGCGGCAGGAGGTGTCTTATTTCAGTGCAGACACCAGAGACACGGTGCCTGGCGTGTCTCCACAGCTGCTCCATGTGAAG GTGATAAGCGGCCAGAACCTGCCCAAGCCGAGGGGTGCGGGGGCCAAAGGGGACGTGGTGGACCCCTACGTGTACGTTGAGATCCACGGCATCCCAGCCGACTGCACAGAGCGCCGCACCAGGACGGTGACACAGAATGGGGACAACCCCGTCTTCGATGAGAGCTTTGAGTTTCAGATCAACCTGCCGGAGCTCGCCATGGTTCGCTTTGTGGTGCTGGATGATGACTTCATAGGGGATGAGTTCATAG GTCAGTACGCCATCCCCCTGGAGTGTCTTCAACCGGGCTACCGACATGTACCACTCCAGTCTCTGACAGGGGAGGAACTTCCCCACGCCAAGCTGTTTGTCCATGTGGCCCTCACCAATCGGAGGGGAGGGGGAAAGCCTCACAAACGGGGACTGTCTGTGCGGAAGGCCCGCAAGGGGAGGGACTACACGGCTCTGAGGGACCTGGGGGTCAAGGCTGTGGACGAGGTCTTCAAGATGGCTGCACCTCCGCTGAGAGAAGCCACTGACCTGAGGGAAAATATGCAG AACTCAGTAGCAGTGTTCAGGGAGCTGTGTGGGGTGTCTGCGGTGGCCAACCTCATGCAGTGCGCGCTAGCTCTGGGCTCCAGGGTGTCGGGACCAGACGGGGCGCCTTTACTACTGTTTGACCTCCGGGACCCTTACCCCACACTGGAGCCCCAGGGGCCCCTGCCTGACGTCCTTCGCCGAGTCGTCTCCACCTATGAGCTG ATGGTCCAGGCGAGCAGAGCAGTGATCGAGCTCTCCGATGGAATCTACGACAGGATCCTACATATACAGGCAATGG CCATGGAGTTTCATGAGAAGCTGCAGAGTCTGGCGGAGAGGGAGGGGCTCAGAGGTCGCAAGGTCAGTCGGGCGCTGGAGAGTTTCAGCTGGAACATCACCATCCTTAAG GGTCAGGCTGACCTGCTGCAGCACGCCAAGGCTGAAGTCCAGGAGAACATGAAGCAGGTCCACGATGCCGCTTTGACTGGAAACCTCACCAAGGAGAGTCAAGGAGTGAGGAGAGTCCGCTCCCAAACACGACGAGGCCAGGATGACTAA